From a region of the Gossypium raimondii isolate GPD5lz chromosome 10, ASM2569854v1, whole genome shotgun sequence genome:
- the LOC105775998 gene encoding stemmadenine O-acetyltransferase: MQLDVQVISEQIVKPSSPTDDRLRRYQLSFLDQQTPLLYNAMVYFYQKICNIEANKITIFDRLKHSISNALTCFYPLAGRIMEDQLFVDCNDEGIPFLEARVKCQLLDVLNNPTPKELNKLLPFEFHVSGTDAEHVLLGIQFNVFDCGGIGIGICISHKIGDALSFFSFVNIWASIARGETNLIVPEFKSASLFPPRPIPEAPQLKKEQIVTKRFVFGATKVEEIRRKYGENASQKRPSRVEALSAFIWDRFVTAFGLRSRPDTLCTIIHAVNLRARIDPPLPGSSFGNLYSLAVTIPSMDNNIVTQIRDSFKALNSEYVKKLQDGNDHLKYFRERTNYAKGEILTFGFTSLCRLPMYEADFGWGKPIWASSVDRQIKNVTTFMDTINGDGIEAWIALNEEEMAKFDCDEELLAYVNNPKSLQR, encoded by the coding sequence ATGCAGCTTGACGTCCAAGTGATTTCCGAACAGATTGTGAAGCCATCATCTCCGACCGATGACCGACTTCGTCGATACCAACTGTCATTCTTGGATCAACAAACTCCCTTACTCTATAATGCTATGGTCTATTTCTACCAGAAAATATGCAACATCGAAGCAAACAAAATCACCATTTTCGATCGATTGAAGCACTCCATTTCCAATGCCCTCACCTGTTTTTATCCACTGGCTGGTCGGATAATGGAGGACCAGCTGTTTGTTGATTGCAATGATGAGGGGATACCCTTTTTGGAAGCTCGAGTGAAGTGCCAACTTTTGGATGTTTTAAACAATCCAACTCCGAAAGAACTCAACAAGTTGCTTCCTTTTGAATTCCATGTTAGTGGTACTGATGCCGAACATGTTCTTCTTGGAATCCAATTCAATGTTTTCGATTGTGGGGGGATAGGGATTGGTATTTGTATTTCCCACAAAATCGGAGATGCCCTTTCGTTTTTCTCGTTTGTGAATATATGGGCATCCATTGCTCGTGGAGAGACGAACTTGATTGTTCCTGAATTCAAATCAGCCTCACTTTTCCCACCACGGCCCATACCAGAAGCTCCTCaattaaaaaaagaacaaattgtAACGAAGAGATTCGTGTTTGGTGCCACCAAAGTGGAGGAAATCAGAAGAAAATACGGTGAGAATGCTAGCCAAAAACGCCCAAGTCGAGTTGAGGCCTTATCAGCTTTCATATGGGACCGTTTTGTTACTGCCTTTGGTCTTAGATCAAGACCCGATACGCTTTGCACAATTATTCACGCAGTAAATTTACGTGCAAGAATTGATCCCCCATTGCCGGGATCTTCATTTGGAAACCTTTATAGCCTAGCAGTGACTATCCCGTCCATGGACAATAACATCGTTACCCAAATAAGAGACTCTTTTAAAGCACTAAACAGCGAGTACGTGAAGAAACTCCAAGATGGAAATGATCACCTGAAATATTTTAGAGAGAGAACAAATTATGCCAAAGGCGAGATACTTACCTTTGGTTTCACAAGTTTATGCAGGCTTCCTATGTACGAAGCTGATTTTGGTTGGGGGAAACCCATATGGGCTAGCTCAGTAGATCGACAAATCAAGAACGTAACTACTTTCATGGACACCATAAATGGGGATGGCATAGAGGCTTGGATTGCCctaaatgaagaagaaatggcGAAATTTGATTGTGATGAGGAATTACTTGCATATGTTAATAACCCAAAAAGCTTGCAACGATGA